Sequence from the Candidatus Krumholzibacteriia bacterium genome:
CGCCAAGATCTTCAAGCTCTGGAAGTTCACCGTGGCGGGGAAGGAGCGCACGCTCGACGAGATCGAGCACGAGATCCTGCGCCAGCGCTTCCAGGAGCCCCGCATCCACTTCGCCCTCGTCTGCGCCTCGACGAGCTGCCCCAAGCTGCGCCGCGAAGCCTACGGCGCCGACAGCCTGCAAGCGCAGCTCGAAGCACAGGCCCGTGATTTCCTCAACGACCGCCAGCGCAACCAGTTCCTGCCGGCCGAGGGGAAGATGCGCCTCTCCAAGATCTTCGATTGGTTCCGCGGCGACTTCGAGAAGAACGCCCCGCTGCGGCGCACGCTGGCGCCGTTCGTCGCCGACGAGGCCACGCGGCGCTGGCTGCTTTCGGATGCCCCCATCGCCATCGAGTTCCTGGACTACGACTGGACGCTCAACGCCCAGGCACAGGGGCGCCCGGCGTCGAAGGAAGACTGAGCCTGCCGCCCGGGCGCGCCCTTGCTCGCCGAGCCTCCCGCACCTTATAGTGGTGCAGTTCGATCGTGTTGCTGTGCGCGGCCTCCGGCCGCTCGACGAGCCCCGAACCCCAGGACTCCAGGCCAGAGACACCCGCGTCGATCATGAGAAAACCAGCGACTGCTCTCCCCGACTCGTCCGCCGGCACGGCCTCGCATGCGCCCGCGCGGCTCGCTCCCGCCGACACCTTCGTGCACCGGCACATCGGCCCGCGGGAGACGGACATCGCCGCCATGCTCGCCGCGCTGGGGCTCTTGAGCTTGGACGATCTGGTGCGCGCCACCATCCCGGCGGCCATCCGCGCCCGCCAGCCGCTGCCGCTCGAGCCGCCCTGCAGCGAGCAGGAACTCTTGCGCGACCTGCAGGCGCTGGCCGCACGCAACGAGATCTTCGACTCCTGCCTCGGGATGGGTTACTCCGGCACGATCACGCCGCCGGTGATCCTGCGCAACATCCTGGAGAATCCTGGCTGGTACACGCAGTACACGCCCTATCAGGCTGAGATCTCCCAGGGACGCCTCGAGGCGCAGCTCAACTTCCAGACCATGGTGGCGGACCTCACCGGCTTGCCCCTCGCCAACGCCTCGCTCCTCGACGAGGCCACCGCCGCCGCCGAGGCCATGGCGATGTGCGTCGCCATCGCCGGCGGTGCCAGGGGCCCAGCACGCACTTTCTTCGCTGCTCGCGATGCGCACCCGCAGACTCTGGCGGTGGTGCGCTCCCGCGCCGAAGCCCTCGGTGTCGAGTTCGTGGTCGGCGACGTGGATGATTTGGAATTGGTGCAGCCCGGCCTCTGCGGCGCTCTCCTGTCGTACCCGGCGACGGATGGCCGCCTCGTCGACCACAGCGCCACGATCGAGAAGCTGCACGCCCGCGGCGCCCTCGCGGTGGTGGCCACCGATCTGCTCGCCCTCGCCGTGGTGCGTTCGCCCGGGGAGTTCGGCGCCGACATCGCCGTCGGTTCGGCGCAACGCTTCGGCATGCCTCTCGGCTTCGGCGGGCCGCACGCCGCCTTCCTGGCCACGCACGACAAGCACGCCCGCCGCATGCCCGGCCGCATCATCGGTGTCTCCCGCGATGCCGAAGGCAAGCACGCCTACCGGCTCACCCTGCAGACCCGGGAACAGCACATCCGGCGCGAGACCGCGACGAGCAACATCTGCACCGCCCAGGCGCTGCCGGCCATCGTGGCCAGCATGTACGCCGTCTATCACGGCCCCGGGGGCCTGCGCCGCCTGGCGCTACGTGTCCATGCCCTGGCGCGGGCACTCGCCGCGGGCCTCGTGCGTCTCGGTCACGAGGTGGAGGAACCCTACTTCGACACGCTGCACGTGCGCTTGGGGGCGAGCAATGCCCGCAAGGTGCTGGCGGAAGCCGCGGCGCGACGGATCAACCTGCGCTCCTACGATCACGGTTCCGTCGGCATCGCCCTCGACGAGACCACGACGGTCGATGTGGTACGCGAGATCCTCGGCGCCTTCGCCCGCGCCGCCGGCAAGGGCCCCGCCCCCACGGACCTCGAAGCACTCCTCGGCAGCGCCGACGTGGACGTGGAGCCGCAGTTCCGGCGCCAGAGTCCCTACCTCAGCCATCCCGTCTTCCACCGCTATCACAGCGAGACGGAGATGCTGCGCTACATGAACCGCCTGCAGGCGCGGGATCTCTCGCTCACCACGTCGATGATTCCCCTCGGCTCGTGCACGATGAAGCTGAACGCCACGGCGGAGATGCTGCCCATGACCTGGCCCGGGTTCGCCGACCTGCACCCCTTCGCACCGCCCGAGCAGACCCGCGGCTACGCCGAGCTCCTCCGCCGCTTGGAGCGCCAGCTCATGGCGATCACCGGTTTCCCCGCCGTTTCCCTGCAGCCCAACGCGGGCTCCCAAGGGGAATTCTGCGGCCTCCTCGTCATCCGTGCCTATCACCGCGCGCGCGGCGCGACCGAGCGCGATGTCTGCCTCATCCCGGTGTCGGCTCACGGCACCAATCCGGCCAGCGCCACCATCGCCGGTTTCCGTGTCGTCAACGTGGCCTGCGACCAGCAGGGCAACATCGACCTCGGCGATCTGCGCGCCAAGGTGGCGGCGCACCGCGCTCGCCTCGGCGCCATCATGGTGACCTACCCCTCGACGCACGGCGTTTTCGAGGAAGAGATCCGCAGCGTCTGCGAGGTCGTTCACGAGGCCGGCGGCCAGGTCTATCTGGATGGCGCCAACATGAACGCCCAGGTGGGCTTGATGCTGCCTTCCGACATGGGCGCCGACGTCTGCCATCTCAACCTGCACAAGACCTTCTGCATTCCCCATGGTGGCGGCGGCCCGGGCATGGGGCCGATCGGGGTGGCGGCGCATCTGGCGCCCTTCCTGCCCGGCCATCCGGTGGTGCAGCCCGAGAGCGCTGGCTCCCGCGCCATCGGCGCCATTTCCGCCGCGCCTTATGGCAGCGCCGCGGTGCTGCCGATCTCCTATGCCTACATCGCGATGATGGGTGCCGCCGGTCTGGAGCGCGCCAGCCAGGTGGCGATCCTGAACGCCAACTACATGGCCCAGCGTCTCGCCGGCGCCTACGACGTGCTCTTCACCAACCAGCGCGGCCGCGTGGCGCACGAGTTCATCGTCGACCTACGGCCCTTCGACAAGACTGCCGGCATCAAGAGCGACGACGTGGCCAAGCGGCTCATGGACTACGGCTTCCATGCCCCGACCATGAGCTTCCCGGTACCCGGAACTCTGATGATCGAGCCCACGGAGAGCGAGTCGAAGGAGGAGCTGGATCGGTTCTGTGCCGCCATGCTGTCGATCCGGGCCGAGATCCAGGCCATCGAGACCGGCGCCGCGGATCGGAACGACAACCTGCTCAAGAACGCGCCGCACACCGCTACCGCGGTGCTGCGCGACGACTGGAACCACCCGTACTCGCGGGAGCAGGCGGCCTTCCCGGCGCCGTGGCTGCACGAGTTCAAGTTCTGGCCCCACGTCGGTCGCGTCGATAACTACTACGGCGACCGCAATCTGTTCTGCACCTGCCCGCCCCTTCCGGCCGACGAGGATCCCCAGCGTTGAGAGGCTTGCAGCAGCGCGCGCCGCGGACCGCTGGCGCCATTGGCGCCAGAGACGGTCGCGCCCCGGCGCCGCCCCGTGGGCGGGTTTGACCGGACCCGGGGCCCTGCCTATCTTTCCCTCTAGTCCGTGGCGTGGGCCCGAGCGTGGTGTCGGGCCCCCCCGGAGACTCCACCCCACAACCGACCCGGAGAGTCGGCCCTCCATGCGCTGTTGCCGTTGGATCGGCGCCGTCCTGCTCCTCGCGGGCTGCGGTGACAACGAACTGGGGGTGGAGAAGATCCGCCCCAACCAAGCGCCGGAAACGGTGCTTTCCAGCGGTCCACCCGACTCCACCTCGGCGACCCACTACCGGGTGCAACTCTTCTGGTCCGGCACCGACCGCGACGGCACCATCTCGCACTACGACTTCATCCTGGTGAACCATCCCCCGATCAGCGATCACATGGGAGGCGACGACGACTCGACGCGCGTCGTCATCACCGTGCCCGCCCCGGACGACCCACGCTGGACCGGGACCACCGCCACCGATTCAACCTTCACCACCTTGGCGGACACGCTGCGCCGAGAGCCACGGCCCGGCCCGGGAGAGAATGGTGACGACGTGCGCGAAGCACCCTACGAGCGCTGGCACACGTTCTTCGTTCGCGCCGTCGACAACGAAGGCATGCCGGATCCGACCCCGGACTATCGCTCCTTCAACTCCAGGAACATCGCCCCCACCGTGTACTTGACGGACCCGATCGAGGCCGGCACGGACGAGGAGTTCGAAGCCCCGCCGGTGGTCATCTTCAATTGGAACGGCGAAGACCCGGTGGATGGCTCCAACAGCATCCAGCCAGTGGCGTCGCGCTTCGTCATCATCTCCACCCGCATCACGGTCTCAGGCATCGGCGACAAGTACATCAACTTCCCGGACTCCCTCTATCACCTGCCCTCGCGCTACTCCTGGAGCCCGTGGCGGCGCTGGGACCTGATCGATGGCTCGGGGAAGCAGGCGGTGATCACCGGG
This genomic interval carries:
- the gcvP gene encoding aminomethyl-transferring glycine dehydrogenase, which gives rise to MRKPATALPDSSAGTASHAPARLAPADTFVHRHIGPRETDIAAMLAALGLLSLDDLVRATIPAAIRARQPLPLEPPCSEQELLRDLQALAARNEIFDSCLGMGYSGTITPPVILRNILENPGWYTQYTPYQAEISQGRLEAQLNFQTMVADLTGLPLANASLLDEATAAAEAMAMCVAIAGGARGPARTFFAARDAHPQTLAVVRSRAEALGVEFVVGDVDDLELVQPGLCGALLSYPATDGRLVDHSATIEKLHARGALAVVATDLLALAVVRSPGEFGADIAVGSAQRFGMPLGFGGPHAAFLATHDKHARRMPGRIIGVSRDAEGKHAYRLTLQTREQHIRRETATSNICTAQALPAIVASMYAVYHGPGGLRRLALRVHALARALAAGLVRLGHEVEEPYFDTLHVRLGASNARKVLAEAAARRINLRSYDHGSVGIALDETTTVDVVREILGAFARAAGKGPAPTDLEALLGSADVDVEPQFRRQSPYLSHPVFHRYHSETEMLRYMNRLQARDLSLTTSMIPLGSCTMKLNATAEMLPMTWPGFADLHPFAPPEQTRGYAELLRRLERQLMAITGFPAVSLQPNAGSQGEFCGLLVIRAYHRARGATERDVCLIPVSAHGTNPASATIAGFRVVNVACDQQGNIDLGDLRAKVAAHRARLGAIMVTYPSTHGVFEEEIRSVCEVVHEAGGQVYLDGANMNAQVGLMLPSDMGADVCHLNLHKTFCIPHGGGGPGMGPIGVAAHLAPFLPGHPVVQPESAGSRAIGAISAAPYGSAAVLPISYAYIAMMGAAGLERASQVAILNANYMAQRLAGAYDVLFTNQRGRVAHEFIVDLRPFDKTAGIKSDDVAKRLMDYGFHAPTMSFPVPGTLMIEPTESESKEELDRFCAAMLSIRAEIQAIETGAADRNDNLLKNAPHTATAVLRDDWNHPYSREQAAFPAPWLHEFKFWPHVGRVDNYYGDRNLFCTCPPLPADEDPQR